The Rhodospirillaceae bacterium genomic interval TGGGCGAACTGACGCCGCTTGAAGGAACCGACGTCATCCGCTCCCCCGGTTCCGGTATCGTTGCTTACAAAAAGGATCTTGGAGACACTGTCGAAGCGGGCGAAGTCATCGGCGAGTTGATCGATCTTATGGCCGACGACCCCGGCAATGCCCGCACCCCGATCACCAGCAAGGCAAGCGGCCTGTTCTTTACCCGCATGAACGAAAAACTGGTCCGTCAGGGGGCCGAAATCTGCAAGGTCGCGGGCAAGGAACCACTTGAACACCGGAAAGCGGGCGGTTTGCTGGAGTCCTAGAGCCGATCACACTTAAACGGAATTATTACTTGATTCAGTTGAGGTGTGTAAATCGGCTCGCTGTTTAAAAAATCGATCAGTTTTTCACGTTTCGTTCGAACACAACGTGTTCAAACTAAACGTGAACTGATCTAGTGCATGGACGCGGTTATCGTTGCCTCTTGGACCTGATCGATATCGCGCTGGCGCAGATGGGCGCTCCAGCGGTGTTCGACCTTCCTGAAAACATACAAGATGCCGTAGGTGACGCACAGGTAGAGCAGCCCGGCGGTGATGTAGATTTCGTAAATATCGAAGGTCCGCGCGGCGATCACCCGGGCAATACCGGTCAAGTCCATCAGGGTGATGATGGAGACCAGTGAGGTCGCCTGAAACAGGAACACCACTTCATTTGAATAGGCCTGCAGGGACAGCCTGAAAGCCTTGGGCAGGATGATACGGCGATACAGCAGGACACCGTGCATTCCGCACGCCTTCGCCGCTTCAACCTCGCCTCCTGGCACAGCGCGAATGGCGCCGCGCAAAATTTCCGCCGTGTACCCGGCCGTGTTAAGGGATAGCGAAAGGATGGCGCAGAAATAGGCCTCACGGAAGAATACCCAAAGGCCAAGGCTTTCCAACTGGTCGCGGAACTGCCCCGATCCGTAATAAATCAGGAACAGTTGCACCAAAAGCGGGGTGCCGCGGAAGAACAGGATGTAGCCGTAGGCGGGCATCCATAAAAGCGGGTATTTCGAGACCCGCATCAAGCCCAGCGGCACCGCCGCTGCAAGACCGATAAACAGGCTCAGCAGGGTCAACTGGATGGTCAGTCCCATGCCGCCGATCATGGCAGGAAGGCTATCGATGATGATTTGAAAATCCATGGCCTATCCTCTCCTGACGCCGCGGTTGGCCCAGGCTTCCATGCGTTGCTGGGCGAACATGGATATCAGGGTAATGGCCAGGTAGATCATCGCCGCGGCGAAGAAGAAGGTGAACGGCAGTTTTGTCGAACGGGCCGCCATGTCTGTTTTGCGCAATAATTCAGGCAACTGGATCACCGATATCAGGGACGTCGCCTTGAGCAGCACCATCCACACATTGCCAAGGCCGGGCAGGGCGAAGCGCCAGACCTGTGGCAGCAACACCCGGACCACCACCTGCTTACGTGACATGCCAAAGGCGTGGGCCGCTTCGATCTGGCCTTTTGGTACGGCTAAAATAGCGCCGCGCAGGACTTCGGTGGCGAAAGCGCCGTAGATGACGCCAATGGTGATCACACCGGCAATGAAGGGGTTAATGTCGACGATAATATCGTAGCCAAAGCCCTCCAACGTGTTCTGTATCAGGGTCGGGGTGCCGTAATAGATAAGCAGGATCAAAAGCAGTTCGGGAACGCCGCGGATGACGGTGGTGTAGGTCCCCGCAGCACCACGCGCCACCGGTGATTTTGACAGCTTGCCCCATGCCCCCAACATGCCCATGACGAAGGCCACACACAGGGCCAGGACGCCGACGCTAAGCGTCATCTGCAGTCCGTCCCATAATGTCCATCCATAGCCTTTAAGGTCGAGCACGGTTTTTCAGGTTTCCTCGTTTAAAACGCAATCACGCCCGCGAGATGTCCCGCGAGCGTGATCGTTTCAGTTTTAAGTTCTGCAACGTTTAAGGCTTATTTGCCGTAAACGTCGAAGTCGAAGTATTTGGCATTGATTTTTTTGTAAGTGCCATCGGCCAGAATTTTCTTGATAGCGGCGTTGATAGCGGTACGCAACTTGTCCTCGCCTTTACGCACGGCGATACCGGCACCATCACCGAACCATTTGGGATCGTTGAAGCCTGGGCCGATCAGCTCAAAGCCTTTACCGGCATCGGTCTGAATAAAGCCTTCATCCACGGCTACCGAATCGGCAATGCCGGTATCGAGGCGTCCGGAAGCCAGATCTAGGTAGACTTCGTCCTGTGTCGCGTAGGATTTGATGTCGGCAACATCGCCGAAGTTATCGCGGGCGAAGTTTTCATGAATGGTGGCGCGCTGCACACCAATGGTTTTGCCCTTCAGGCCAGACTTGGTAATGGTGATACCTGCGCCCTTTTTGGCGAAGAACTTGGCTGGCGTTGAATAGTACATGTCGGAAAAATCGACTTTTTCCTTACGTTCCGCGGTGATCGACATGGACGCCAGAATGGTGTCGAATTTCTTGGCCAGCAGGCCGGGGATAATACCGTCCCAGTCCTGAATAACCCATGTGCATTCAAATTTGGCGGCCTCGCAGATGGCATTACCGATATCGACATCAAAGCCGACCAGTTTGCCGTCAGCATCGACATTATTAAATGGCGGGTAAGCGCCTTCGGTGCCCATGCGGACCTTCATGCCGGCATCGGCGTGAGAGAAAGCAAGACCGGTAAAGGCGATACCGACAAAGGCGGCAATGAGTTTGTTGATCATAATATCCTCCCTGGATTTTTTTGGTTGTCGTGGGCGAAAGTTTACGGCAGCAAAAGCCGCAGAGTCACGTCTTTAAGTTATTACAAGTTGCTCGACAGGAACTGGCGGAAACGTTCGCTCGCGGGATTGGCAAACATTTCCTGAGGCTTGCCCTGTTCTTCGATCCGGCCTTCGTGCAGGAAA includes:
- a CDS encoding ABC transporter substrate-binding protein, which gives rise to MINKLIAAFVGIAFTGLAFSHADAGMKVRMGTEGAYPPFNNVDADGKLVGFDVDIGNAICEAAKFECTWVIQDWDGIIPGLLAKKFDTILASMSITAERKEKVDFSDMYYSTPAKFFAKKGAGITITKSGLKGKTIGVQRATIHENFARDNFGDVADIKSYATQDEVYLDLASGRLDTGIADSVAVDEGFIQTDAGKGFELIGPGFNDPKWFGDGAGIAVRKGEDKLRTAINAAIKKILADGTYKKINAKYFDFDVYGK
- a CDS encoding ABC transporter permease, whose product is MLDLKGYGWTLWDGLQMTLSVGVLALCVAFVMGMLGAWGKLSKSPVARGAAGTYTTVIRGVPELLLILLIYYGTPTLIQNTLEGFGYDIIVDINPFIAGVITIGVIYGAFATEVLRGAILAVPKGQIEAAHAFGMSRKQVVVRVLLPQVWRFALPGLGNVWMVLLKATSLISVIQLPELLRKTDMAARSTKLPFTFFFAAAMIYLAITLISMFAQQRMEAWANRGVRRG
- a CDS encoding ABC transporter permease — its product is MDFQIIIDSLPAMIGGMGLTIQLTLLSLFIGLAAAVPLGLMRVSKYPLLWMPAYGYILFFRGTPLLVQLFLIYYGSGQFRDQLESLGLWVFFREAYFCAILSLSLNTAGYTAEILRGAIRAVPGGEVEAAKACGMHGVLLYRRIILPKAFRLSLQAYSNEVVFLFQATSLVSIITLMDLTGIARVIAARTFDIYEIYITAGLLYLCVTYGILYVFRKVEHRWSAHLRQRDIDQVQEATITASMH